One Paenibacillus sp. FSL H7-0737 DNA segment encodes these proteins:
- the nfsA gene encoding oxygen-insensitive NADPH nitroreductase, producing MQENNETISLLMNHASVRKYQDKPVSEEQLAAIIEAGQMASTSSSVQAYSVIAVTDPALKAELAGLAGNQAYIEQCPVFLVWCADLYRLREVTKPHLQGETSYEDSTENLIVATVDVALAAQNAAVAAESLGLGIVYIGGIRNRIAEVSELLGLPELVYPIFGMCVGYPDGATSLRPRLPLEAVLHRNRYNAETTVEQVKTYDKVSSDYMRERTHGAKDTPWSVIMAERLAQPARMHMKEFLLGKGFFKR from the coding sequence GTGCAAGAAAACAACGAGACAATATCTCTATTAATGAACCATGCATCTGTCCGTAAGTATCAGGATAAGCCAGTAAGTGAAGAGCAGCTTGCAGCTATTATTGAAGCAGGTCAAATGGCTTCGACTTCCAGCAGTGTACAAGCCTATAGTGTTATTGCAGTGACTGACCCGGCTCTAAAAGCAGAGCTTGCCGGATTAGCGGGTAATCAGGCTTATATCGAACAATGCCCAGTCTTTTTGGTCTGGTGCGCGGATTTATATCGACTGCGTGAGGTCACAAAACCTCATTTGCAGGGAGAGACATCGTATGAAGATTCTACGGAGAACCTTATTGTAGCTACCGTTGATGTTGCGCTTGCTGCTCAGAATGCTGCTGTGGCTGCGGAATCACTCGGGCTCGGGATTGTTTATATCGGCGGAATCCGTAACCGGATTGCGGAGGTTTCTGAGCTGCTTGGACTGCCCGAATTGGTTTATCCGATATTTGGAATGTGTGTGGGCTATCCTGATGGAGCCACAAGCCTGCGTCCGCGTCTGCCATTAGAGGCTGTTCTACATCGCAATCGCTACAATGCCGAAACGACAGTGGAGCAGGTCAAGACTTACGATAAAGTCTCTTCAGACTATATGCGTGAGCGGACGCATGGTGCCAAGGATACACCTTGGTCTGTGATTATGGCAGAACGGTTGGCACAGCCAGCGCGAATGCATATGAAGGAATTCCTGCTCGGAAAAGGATTCTTTAAGAGGTAA
- a CDS encoding ABC transporter ATP-binding protein, which translates to MDSVIEMNGVSKLYKDKKAVDNISFNIAKGSITAILGPNGAGKTTALGMLLGLLEPTEGTVKIFGQHPKDKMVREKTGAMLQEVSVMDRLKVREIIALIRSYYPQPMDMEFLIKATGLAPADLNRYAEKLSGGQKRSLGFALALAGDPELIFFDEPTVGLDITSRRRFWDTVRGLAEQGKTIVFTTHYLQEAEDIADRILLFSKGHLVADGSPDEIKSRIVKRSLSFLPIGDRSKLRRSLLELTAIEGCYEKEGRIHVTTDDTDEALRAIFVTGLPVKDVRIDQGRLDDAFEQLTMNQEEAI; encoded by the coding sequence ATGGACAGTGTTATTGAGATGAATGGAGTTAGCAAATTATATAAGGATAAGAAAGCAGTAGATAATATCAGCTTCAACATTGCCAAAGGTTCGATTACAGCTATTCTTGGACCAAACGGAGCAGGCAAAACAACGGCATTGGGAATGTTATTGGGGCTATTAGAACCCACTGAAGGTACAGTGAAAATATTTGGACAACATCCAAAAGATAAAATGGTACGTGAAAAGACCGGTGCGATGCTGCAAGAGGTAAGTGTGATGGATCGGCTGAAGGTTCGGGAGATCATTGCTCTGATCCGTAGCTATTATCCACAGCCGATGGATATGGAGTTTCTAATTAAAGCTACAGGGCTTGCGCCAGCGGATCTGAATAGATACGCCGAGAAGCTCTCGGGCGGTCAAAAGCGTAGTCTAGGCTTCGCGCTGGCCCTGGCTGGTGATCCAGAGTTGATCTTTTTCGATGAACCTACGGTTGGACTTGATATTACTTCCCGGCGGCGGTTCTGGGATACGGTTCGTGGACTTGCGGAGCAGGGCAAGACGATTGTGTTCACGACACATTACTTACAGGAAGCTGAAGATATTGCGGATCGTATTCTATTGTTTAGCAAAGGCCATTTAGTTGCAGACGGAAGTCCAGATGAGATTAAATCGCGGATTGTGAAGCGTTCGCTGTCCTTTTTGCCAATAGGTGATCGATCAAAATTACGCAGGAGCCTGCTGGAACTAACCGCTATTGAGGGTTGTTATGAAAAAGAGGGCCGAATTCATGTGACGACAGACGATACGGATGAAGCGCTGCGAGCGATTTTTGTTACTGGACTTCCCGTGAAGGATGTTCGTATAGATCAGGGACGTTTGGATGACGCTTTTGAACAATTGACCATGAACCAAGAGGAGGCTATCTAA
- a CDS encoding ABC transporter permease, giving the protein MRLITVQCKAEMLRIIRNPYYVFWSLLMPIMFYFIFTRVVNTGNDDPTWRAHYLMSMATFSVMGSAIMTLGIRLVQERTQGWTTFIRITPLPGSVYFFGKMFGQTMMHLFSVICIFAAGYLINGVSLSAGQWVLSGLWILIGSLPFLAIGTLVGAMKRVDTASGVSNVIYMALAVAGGMWMPIEILPRLMQKIGHWLPSYNYGNGAWEIVRGSAPHWSNVLILLGYLVVFMLLSVYIRKKQEAV; this is encoded by the coding sequence ATGAGATTAATTACTGTACAGTGTAAAGCCGAGATGCTGAGGATCATCCGTAATCCTTATTACGTATTCTGGTCATTGCTCATGCCCATTATGTTCTACTTCATCTTCACCCGCGTGGTTAATACAGGTAATGATGACCCGACTTGGCGCGCTCACTACTTAATGTCGATGGCAACCTTTAGTGTAATGGGCTCTGCGATCATGACGCTAGGCATCCGTTTAGTGCAAGAACGAACACAAGGCTGGACTACCTTTATTCGGATTACCCCGCTACCGGGTTCCGTCTATTTCTTCGGAAAAATGTTCGGGCAAACGATGATGCATCTGTTTTCGGTCATTTGTATTTTTGCCGCAGGATATTTAATCAACGGTGTCTCCTTATCTGCGGGTCAATGGGTGCTTAGTGGGCTATGGATTCTGATCGGTTCCCTTCCATTTTTGGCGATTGGTACGCTTGTGGGTGCTATGAAACGGGTGGATACGGCTAGTGGAGTCAGTAACGTGATTTATATGGCGCTTGCTGTAGCGGGGGGCATGTGGATGCCAATTGAGATTTTACCACGTTTAATGCAGAAGATTGGTCATTGGTTACCTTCTTATAACTATGGAAATGGGGCGTGGGAGATTGTACGTGGTTCAGCCCCGCATTGGAGTAATGTCTTGATTTTGCTCGGATATTTGGTAGTTTTTATGTTACTATCGGTTTATATTCGAAAAAAACAGGAAGCGGTGTAA
- a CDS encoding sensor histidine kinase produces MTERGKFQLFPRSQGFFPYVWAVYLILPILNLRGETGVKLILGGIMIAVFAISYRQLYWVRGGVFNVWLTTQMVIIVVLSLFYTPFNLYMGFFTVNFIAYYTENKGFKIAFTSFVVMVLSVLVLVGRELEWVSIMFLVPFIVIMLIMPFGVRSMHQHQKLEKELDQANEVIKELVKREERMRIARDLHDTLGHTLSLITLKSQLVEKLVTKNTERAQEEAREIQRTSRAALRQVRELVSEMRAISVAEELAETGEMLRTAEIALEVEGDISLEGVSDLTQNILSLCIKEAVTNIVKHSRADKCFIGVAKTAGEVRVTVKDNGIGLQNGERCNGGLSDGNGMKGMAERLSLIDGSLSLSSEEGQGTTLIVMIPLIVKEATGGESA; encoded by the coding sequence ATGACTGAGCGTGGAAAGTTCCAGTTATTTCCGAGAAGTCAGGGGTTTTTCCCTTATGTATGGGCTGTATATCTGATTTTGCCCATCCTGAATTTGCGCGGGGAGACTGGAGTGAAGCTCATTCTAGGTGGGATTATGATAGCGGTGTTTGCCATCAGCTATCGCCAGCTGTATTGGGTTCGGGGTGGCGTGTTTAATGTTTGGTTAACGACTCAAATGGTGATCATCGTGGTGCTTAGCTTGTTCTATACGCCCTTTAATCTGTATATGGGCTTTTTCACCGTGAATTTTATAGCTTATTATACGGAGAATAAAGGGTTTAAAATTGCATTTACTTCTTTTGTGGTCATGGTACTTTCGGTGCTGGTCTTAGTAGGCCGTGAGTTGGAATGGGTTAGTATTATGTTCTTAGTCCCGTTTATCGTTATTATGCTGATTATGCCATTCGGCGTAAGATCCATGCATCAACATCAGAAGCTGGAGAAAGAGCTAGATCAAGCTAATGAGGTGATTAAAGAGTTGGTGAAGCGTGAGGAACGCATGAGAATCGCTCGTGATTTGCATGATACCCTCGGGCATACGCTGTCCTTAATTACATTAAAAAGCCAACTCGTAGAGAAGCTGGTGACCAAAAATACGGAGCGAGCCCAAGAGGAAGCGCGGGAAATTCAGCGTACTTCGCGGGCTGCGCTCCGACAGGTACGTGAGCTAGTGTCGGAAATGCGTGCGATCTCAGTAGCAGAAGAACTGGCAGAAACCGGGGAGATGCTGCGCACGGCGGAGATTGCCTTGGAAGTGGAAGGGGACATCTCGCTAGAGGGAGTATCCGATCTGACGCAAAATATTCTCAGCCTCTGTATCAAAGAAGCAGTGACTAACATTGTGAAGCATAGTAGAGCGGATAAATGCTTCATCGGGGTGGCAAAGACCGCCGGAGAAGTTCGAGTTACCGTTAAAGATAACGGAATTGGTCTCCAGAACGGTGAGAGATGTAATGGTGGGCTTAGTGATGGAAATGGTATGAAGGGGATGGCGGAACGTCTATCCCTGATTGATGGCTCTCTGTCGTTAAGCTCAGAAGAAGGTCAGGGAACTACGCTGATCGTTATGATCCCTCTAATCGTTAAGGAAGCAACAGGAGGTGAGAGTGCATGA
- a CDS encoding response regulator transcription factor has protein sequence MITIVIAEDQRLLRGAMASLLDLEDDIEVVGEACDGAEALALIDRLQPDVCLMDIEMPFKSGLEVAEILRSKGCPTRIIILTTFARPGYFERGVKAGIQGYLLKDEPVDKLAESIRRVMAGHREVSPELVFGSLREENPLTAREREILKLAGEGQTAAEIAFSLHLSYGTVRNYISEILNKLEVKSRIEAVRLAEEKGWI, from the coding sequence ATGATAACCATCGTTATAGCGGAGGATCAACGTCTGCTTCGGGGAGCGATGGCATCCCTGCTGGATCTTGAGGATGATATCGAAGTCGTCGGAGAGGCTTGTGATGGAGCTGAGGCGTTAGCTTTAATCGACAGGCTTCAGCCGGATGTATGTCTCATGGACATTGAAATGCCGTTCAAGAGCGGGCTGGAGGTTGCAGAAATATTGCGGAGTAAAGGTTGTCCGACTCGAATTATCATCTTGACTACCTTTGCCCGTCCGGGCTATTTCGAGCGTGGAGTGAAGGCTGGTATACAAGGATATTTGTTGAAGGACGAGCCTGTAGATAAGCTGGCTGAATCTATTCGCCGTGTCATGGCTGGACATCGGGAGGTATCCCCCGAGTTAGTTTTTGGTAGCCTGCGGGAAGAGAATCCACTAACAGCACGGGAACGAGAGATTTTAAAGCTGGCTGGTGAAGGGCAAACGGCGGCGGAGATCGCTTTTTCGCTACATCTTTCTTATGGAACTGTTCGCAATTATATTTCAGAAATACTCAATAAGCTGGAAGTGAAAAGTCGAATTGAGGCGGTACGACTGGCAGAGGAAAAAGGCTGGATTTGA
- a CDS encoding histidine phosphatase family protein, translating into MQIFLIRHGDPDYSIDGLTEFGHQEAAALGKRMASIGLDELYASPLGRAQTTASYVAKETGLVIQTEPWTCELDWTEIMLDGQLSSIWDSPGEHISELSSGKRVWSDETDHWLKQEEYRLRFSELQAASDQFLLRHHYKREDGLYRILEPSTKKIGVVCHGGFGLAWLAHLLQIPLALAWSVFWLAPSSVTTILFEERSENFAVPRCIGLGDVSHLYAGGMNYRPRGLMGNHV; encoded by the coding sequence ATGCAAATATTTCTGATTCGTCATGGTGATCCGGACTATTCCATAGATGGTCTAACAGAATTCGGGCATCAGGAAGCAGCAGCACTAGGAAAACGCATGGCATCTATCGGTCTGGATGAACTATATGCTTCACCACTGGGTAGAGCGCAGACAACAGCCAGTTATGTGGCCAAAGAGACGGGACTTGTAATTCAGACAGAACCTTGGACTTGTGAACTGGATTGGACAGAGATTATGTTAGATGGACAATTGTCGTCTATTTGGGATAGCCCCGGAGAACATATTAGCGAACTATCGAGTGGAAAGAGAGTATGGTCTGATGAAACAGATCATTGGTTGAAGCAAGAGGAATACAGATTGCGGTTCAGCGAATTACAAGCGGCGTCAGATCAATTCTTACTTCGACACCATTATAAAAGAGAAGATGGCCTGTATCGGATCCTTGAGCCTTCTACCAAGAAGATTGGAGTAGTATGCCATGGTGGCTTTGGCCTCGCATGGCTAGCTCATTTATTACAGATTCCTTTAGCTTTGGCTTGGTCCGTATTTTGGTTAGCGCCAAGCTCGGTAACGACGATCTTGTTTGAAGAGCGCAGCGAGAACTTTGCGGTTCCTAGATGTATTGGACTAGGAGATGTTTCCCACCTTTATGCTGGCGGCATGAACTATCGCCCGAGGGGATTAATGGGCAATCATGTTTAA
- the infC gene encoding translation initiation factor IF-3, whose amino-acid sequence MAVLINEQIRASEVVLTGLRGEKLGIVSREEALAMARSAGADLVCTSLMSSPPPCSLTAKGKAKAAAQKEAASARKASGGSAAKGGSKEKVKELRFTAHIEEHDYDTKLRQAEKHLRSGKPVQLVVKASGAKEAAASKAVLERLVTDLKEVGTKDTGIQTGGKGSQVKLNPR is encoded by the coding sequence GTGGCTGTATTAATTAACGAACAAATTAGAGCATCCGAAGTAGTACTTACTGGACTTAGAGGTGAGAAGCTGGGGATTGTGTCCAGAGAAGAGGCGCTGGCCATGGCTCGTTCAGCAGGTGCTGATCTGGTATGCACCTCACTAATGAGCAGCCCACCGCCCTGCAGCCTAACTGCAAAGGGCAAAGCAAAAGCGGCCGCGCAGAAAGAAGCAGCCTCAGCACGCAAGGCTAGTGGTGGCTCAGCAGCAAAGGGCGGCAGCAAGGAGAAGGTCAAAGAGCTCCGCTTCACGGCTCATATTGAAGAGCATGACTACGATACGAAGCTCCGGCAGGCTGAGAAGCATCTCCGCTCCGGCAAGCCGGTGCAATTAGTCGTGAAGGCATCCGGCGCCAAAGAAGCGGCTGCCTCCAAGGCCGTATTAGAGCGACTAGTGACTGACTTGAAGGAAGTTGGAACGAAGGACACTGGCATCCAGACAGGCGGCAAAGGTTCACAGGTGAAATTAAATCCACGTTGA
- a CDS encoding LysR family transcriptional regulator yields MDLKELMAFKTILQEGTFSRAAEKLNYAQSTITNQIQRLEKELGIQLFHRGWEVELTSAGQVFAAEIDNLIQHWNYVSELTKALQHDEIGTLHIGGIESMMESVLPNALGKFHEQKPKMECNFIQGNSDSLSQLVLQSELDFAICGEPSDLSFFCFQPLYHEKIAFIVDHNHPLSGRDNISFREILEYQIIAGGHTCLYYLRLAKQFSRFESKPTLSTISQISAIPHFIRKNPGVGVVLDSTALMTDIVKIDVELSEPFIQVGILQRRNREYLATSSKKLFIQIIKEEIERISNANPTLHI; encoded by the coding sequence ATGGATCTAAAAGAACTGATGGCTTTTAAGACCATCCTTCAAGAAGGCACTTTCTCACGTGCTGCCGAAAAGTTGAATTATGCGCAGTCTACCATTACCAACCAAATTCAACGACTTGAAAAAGAACTGGGCATACAACTCTTTCACAGAGGCTGGGAAGTAGAACTGACAAGTGCTGGGCAAGTTTTTGCAGCGGAAATCGATAACCTTATTCAACATTGGAACTATGTATCAGAACTCACCAAGGCTTTACAGCATGACGAAATTGGCACACTCCATATCGGAGGCATTGAATCCATGATGGAATCCGTTCTACCGAACGCCTTGGGAAAGTTTCATGAGCAAAAACCCAAAATGGAATGTAACTTCATTCAGGGTAACTCTGATTCGCTCTCACAACTTGTTCTACAAAGTGAACTGGATTTCGCCATCTGCGGTGAGCCGTCCGACCTGTCTTTCTTTTGTTTCCAACCGCTCTATCACGAGAAAATCGCTTTTATAGTAGATCACAATCATCCTTTAAGCGGACGAGACAATATTTCATTTCGAGAAATTCTTGAATATCAAATTATAGCTGGAGGACACACTTGCTTATATTATCTTCGGTTAGCTAAGCAATTTTCGAGATTCGAATCAAAGCCCACTCTATCCACCATAAGTCAAATTTCTGCTATTCCTCATTTTATAAGAAAGAACCCTGGGGTGGGGGTAGTGCTTGATTCGACAGCTTTAATGACAGATATCGTAAAAATCGATGTTGAACTAAGCGAGCCGTTCATTCAAGTTGGTATATTGCAGCGGCGCAACCGAGAATATCTAGCAACATCATCAAAAAAACTATTCATACAAATCATAAAAGAGGAAATTGAGAGGATTAGTAACGCTAATCCTACGCTCCATATTTGA
- a CDS encoding tautomerase family protein produces the protein MPFIRVSYLEQQYDIHQLEGICRAIMSALIQHFHVPEDDLFQVFHAHKAGEFFYSKDYLNIERSDGLIYIQVTLKSGRSTEQKTSFYAMLAEELSMMLSIRKEDIFIVLVDTEFEDWSFGNGVAQMLQPPVREV, from the coding sequence ATGCCATTCATTAGAGTCAGTTATTTGGAGCAACAATACGACATTCATCAGCTAGAAGGAATATGCAGAGCGATTATGAGTGCATTAATTCAGCATTTCCATGTACCGGAGGATGATCTGTTTCAGGTTTTTCATGCGCATAAAGCGGGGGAGTTTTTTTATAGTAAAGATTATTTAAATATTGAACGAAGCGACGGACTGATATATATCCAAGTTACGCTAAAATCCGGAAGATCGACGGAGCAGAAAACAAGCTTTTACGCGATGTTAGCCGAGGAATTATCGATGATGCTAAGCATCAGAAAAGAAGATATATTCATTGTGCTCGTCGATACGGAATTCGAAGATTGGTCGTTTGGTAACGGTGTTGCTCAAATGCTACAACCTCCGGTTAGGGAGGTGTAA
- a CDS encoding carboxymuconolactone decarboxylase family protein, giving the protein MAHRKIVTNVRKSLGEFAPAFVDYSENVLFGDLWRREQLSLRDRSMITISALVMGGMTEQLPYHLRLALENGLQLEEIVEAITHLAYYVGWPRASSALEIAKDVIEKNK; this is encoded by the coding sequence ATGGCACATCGGAAAATCGTCACAAATGTACGGAAATCGTTAGGGGAGTTCGCTCCAGCATTCGTCGACTACTCGGAAAATGTGTTATTTGGGGACTTATGGAGACGGGAGCAATTATCACTTCGGGATCGTAGCATGATTACGATTTCTGCTTTGGTGATGGGGGGCATGACGGAACAACTCCCCTATCATTTGCGCTTGGCTTTAGAAAACGGATTACAACTTGAAGAAATCGTGGAGGCCATTACCCACCTTGCTTATTATGTAGGCTGGCCGCGAGCCTCTTCAGCTTTAGAGATTGCAAAGGATGTAATCGAAAAAAATAAATAA
- a CDS encoding sigma-70 family RNA polymerase sigma factor, with amino-acid sequence MLQYIEEAKQGDRQAFEQIVRHFTPMANAVAFEKLHDYQLAEDAVQEAFTEAFLHLNKLRAVEAFPGWFKAIVVRQCYRILRRKQHPALPYDEAAQATESSFSVADIIEKKEARRLLHESIAALTSNMRIAVQLYYFQGYSLQEIADFLGTSVPVLKKRLFDARRKLKGALPVADVLSVFNHLYEGGKDVLHIVNGDVVGEKLRQGIVKGDVLVWREVYSHGPVFLEPAEQNNRLVRAHYLEQTMGIPQKEFIQSSKEQEKILADFHKYDEVVLWFEHDLFDQTMLCYLLHWFSKQKKGSTKLSLLCIGEYPGIELFRGLGQLSVEQMETLSGTWKLIGDKELKVGQELWEAYVSPNPESLQQLLTKDTSALPFAYDAFIAHLSRFPSTSNGLGIVEQMTLEMIHTGINSPYGLFKNVGDKLHILGMGDLQYWHILRQMAQDPYPLLQTYGFNDFPGYNDPVMPFKDCELALTELGKSVLAGNEDWVQKKGIDEWYGGVHLQGSTPRWRWNSSSQTIQ; translated from the coding sequence ATGCTTCAGTATATCGAAGAGGCTAAACAAGGAGATCGACAAGCTTTTGAACAGATTGTTAGGCACTTTACACCGATGGCAAATGCAGTTGCGTTCGAAAAGCTCCACGATTACCAATTAGCGGAAGATGCTGTGCAGGAAGCTTTCACAGAAGCCTTTTTGCATTTGAATAAATTACGAGCAGTAGAGGCATTCCCGGGCTGGTTTAAAGCTATTGTGGTGCGGCAATGTTATCGTATCTTGCGAAGAAAGCAGCATCCTGCATTACCCTACGATGAAGCTGCGCAAGCGACAGAATCTTCATTTAGTGTGGCGGACATTATTGAGAAAAAAGAAGCGCGGCGACTGCTTCACGAGTCTATAGCTGCTCTAACGTCCAATATGCGGATCGCCGTTCAATTATATTATTTTCAGGGATATTCCCTTCAAGAGATTGCTGACTTTCTGGGGACCTCAGTCCCGGTATTGAAGAAACGCCTCTTTGATGCCCGCCGCAAACTGAAAGGTGCATTGCCTGTGGCAGATGTTCTTTCCGTATTCAACCATTTGTACGAAGGGGGAAAAGATGTGCTTCACATTGTAAATGGAGATGTAGTGGGAGAGAAGCTGCGGCAAGGAATCGTGAAAGGTGATGTACTAGTGTGGAGAGAGGTATATTCGCATGGGCCGGTCTTTTTAGAGCCTGCGGAACAGAATAACCGCTTAGTAAGAGCGCATTATTTAGAACAAACGATGGGGATTCCGCAGAAGGAATTTATACAGAGTAGTAAGGAACAGGAAAAGATCTTAGCTGATTTTCATAAATATGATGAAGTTGTATTATGGTTCGAGCATGATCTATTCGATCAGACGATGCTGTGCTATTTGCTCCATTGGTTCTCGAAGCAGAAGAAGGGATCCACGAAGCTAAGTTTATTGTGCATTGGAGAATATCCCGGCATTGAGCTGTTTCGAGGACTTGGACAACTATCTGTAGAGCAAATGGAGACTTTATCAGGAACGTGGAAGTTAATCGGCGACAAGGAGCTAAAGGTAGGCCAAGAACTCTGGGAAGCCTATGTATCACCGAATCCAGAATCATTACAACAGCTACTAACTAAGGATACGTCCGCATTGCCATTTGCATATGACGCCTTCATAGCGCATTTATCTCGGTTCCCATCGACCTCTAATGGACTTGGTATTGTTGAACAGATGACTCTGGAGATGATTCATACTGGAATTAACTCCCCTTACGGGTTGTTCAAAAATGTGGGAGATAAACTTCATATCTTAGGCATGGGTGATCTGCAATATTGGCATATTCTAAGACAGATGGCACAAGATCCATATCCGTTACTGCAAACCTATGGGTTCAATGATTTTCCTGGTTATAACGATCCAGTAATGCCATTCAAAGACTGCGAGCTTGCATTAACCGAGCTAGGCAAAAGTGTATTGGCTGGAAATGAAGACTGGGTTCAGAAAAAAGGAATCGATGAGTGGTATGGCGGGGTTCATCTGCAAGGATCAACTCCGCGCTGGCGATGGAATTCTTCTTCGCAAACGATTCAATAA
- a CDS encoding helix-turn-helix transcriptional regulator — protein sequence MTYLKINADIPVHFTAAGEFISETPWKHVERTMGNYELIIGVNETVYLNEETKSFEVGPDEALLLMPNRTHVGYRESRPGVKFYWFHFELKSEGVLLSEEEMKPEAEEIFSRTQRLWSVHDLYLSQFIKIEHSDRIHILANQILHVANSGYLTYSSVNYLLTSLLIELSEHALQPFASKLIRAQQDVTFVKIAEWTRIHASEPLTVAIIAEKFNYNKDYLARLFKQHTSMGPLEYIHSVRVTKAKELLTRTALSVREIATETGFTDDKYFMRLFRKYENMTPTQYRNAYHKTFMNND from the coding sequence ATGACCTATTTGAAAATAAATGCAGATATACCTGTTCATTTTACTGCGGCAGGTGAATTCATCTCAGAAACGCCATGGAAACATGTAGAACGTACTATGGGCAATTATGAGCTAATCATAGGCGTGAATGAAACGGTTTATTTAAATGAGGAGACCAAAAGCTTCGAAGTAGGCCCTGACGAAGCCCTTTTACTTATGCCTAATCGCACGCACGTCGGCTATAGAGAATCACGACCCGGGGTTAAGTTTTATTGGTTTCATTTTGAGCTGAAAAGCGAGGGGGTATTGCTGAGTGAGGAGGAAATGAAGCCTGAGGCGGAAGAAATCTTTTCGCGCACACAGCGCTTATGGTCCGTACATGATCTATATCTATCACAGTTCATAAAGATCGAGCACAGTGACCGGATTCATATTCTGGCGAATCAAATCCTCCATGTGGCTAACTCAGGATATTTGACCTATTCCAGTGTTAATTATTTGTTGACCTCACTCTTAATTGAGCTATCTGAGCATGCACTTCAGCCGTTCGCCAGTAAGCTAATCCGTGCGCAGCAAGATGTCACCTTTGTAAAAATAGCCGAGTGGACAAGAATACATGCAAGCGAACCTCTTACGGTGGCAATCATCGCGGAGAAATTCAACTACAACAAGGATTATTTAGCCCGGCTATTTAAACAACATACCTCGATGGGGCCTTTGGAGTATATTCATTCCGTACGTGTGACTAAAGCGAAGGAGCTGCTAACCAGAACCGCCCTCAGCGTGAGGGAAATCGCGACAGAGACGGGGTTCACCGACGATAAATATTTCATGCGCCTCTTCCGAAAATACGAAAACATGACACCTACCCAATATCGTAACGCCTATCATAAGACGTTTATGAATAATGATTGA